One segment of Papaver somniferum cultivar HN1 unplaced genomic scaffold, ASM357369v1 unplaced-scaffold_81, whole genome shotgun sequence DNA contains the following:
- the LOC113345290 gene encoding uncharacterized protein LOC113345290, whose amino-acid sequence MAGLRSSKRLSASSSSVKEKEREGKTMADLSSLKRLRTSSSSNSEKSPKAKPRKGCKSTSEDGQDSVRLYATDAISFYNSDTRPKYKLVEPGNISNVDLPTCSLHHIDFTAKRTGVGNAPEEMFFAELTTTEKGRHVKFCNCMGPKNSISGDKNNGCCYCKSYNVQHPMGGGFMAGGSGLFTDENDYNIV is encoded by the exons ATGGCGGGTCTGCGTAGTTCGAAGAGATTGAGCGCTAGTTCTTCATCtgtgaaagagaaagagagagagggtAAAACGATGGCGGATCTGAGTAGTTTGAAGAGATTGAGGACTAGTTCTTCATCCAACTCCGAAAAATC GCCTAAAGCTAAACCCAGAAAGGGATGTAAGTCCACATCTGAAGATGGTCAAGATAGCGTAAGGCTGTATGCAACTGATGCCATAAGTTTCTATAACAGCGATACa CGTCCAAAATATAAGCTGGTGGAGCCTGGTAACATTTCAAATGTGGATCTTCCGACATGCTCTCTTCACCATATCGACTTCACAGCTAAGAGGACTGGTGTTGGTAATGCTCCAGAGGAGATGTTTTTTGCTGAACTGACAACTACTGAAAAAGGTCGTCATGTCAAGTTTTGCAATTGTATGGGGCCAAAGAACTCAATTTCAG GAGATAAAAACAATGGCTGCTGTTATTGCAAGTCTTACAATGTTCAGCATCCTATGGGTGGAGGATTCATGGCTGGCGGTTCTGGATTGTTCACGGATGAGAATGACTATAATATCGTCTGA